The Spirochaetota bacterium genomic sequence GGGAGGAAGACCTTGTTGAACTCCATGAGGAAAAATCCGAATATGAAAAAAAACACCGCCTGGATCATAAGCAGGCCTAAAATATAGCTCAGGTTTATACTGGCCGTCTGCTTGTTGTAGATGTCTATTTTTTTCAATACGTCCTGTGTGATGGTGTCCCCTTCCCGCACGATGGTCTGGCCTTTTTTAAGCTTGCTGGTAACGGGGGTAACCTTTTTCACCACCTCTGTTATCCGCCGTTTCGATTCCTCAGCATTGAAGGATATGTTCGGTTCAAGAATGCCGGTTATGATGCCGCTGATGGCCGTTATCGCCGGCTTCTGCAAAAACGGTGCGATGGTCGTGGAAATACCGTAAACGTTGCCCTTTACCTCGTCGATGGTCTTCAGCGTGTCCAGGGTGCGCGACACCTCGTCAACCGCTTCGGCCGAATTGATGGTGCGGATCGTGACATTGTTGTTATAGATCTTCAGCGGATTGTCATAGGGCTTGTCCAGGATCCCCATGCGGGAATCATCGTAAATGTATATGAGTATTCTCGATATGATCTTCTTAAGCTTCCCATGGTCCCGGAACTTGAGGATCTCGGCCAGCACCGCGTCGTTGAACTGGAGGTACCGGGGCATCCGGGACTTCATCGCGTAGACCTGGAAGGTGTAATCGTTGCCGGCCGGCGGGAACTGCTTGAGGGTGTCAACGGCATGGTTGATGAGAACGCTTACCACATTGAGCTTTTTCTGCAGAATCGAGGCGTCCTTGTCGAATACGATGGGAACCGATTCAGCCTCGCGTTTACGCTCGATGGCCGTTTCCGGCTCGTTCACGTACTCGATGTCCCTGGGAACCCGGATATCCTCGTTGGCTATATCCCCTATCTCATAATTGTACGATGTGCCGAAGATGTTGATGGACAACATGATCGTCGAGATAAGGACAATTATGATCAGGGATAAAAATGAAAACTTGGTATTCTGGCTGCCGAGGAAATGCCGTGCCGAATGCTTCACTATATCAAACAATGATTTCATGACGGGTAAATTACATTAATCACTATAGCCGCTCTTTTCATAGGCTGCAACTATTTTTTCAACAATTGGATGCCGTGAAATATCATCCCTGGTAAAACGAATGAAGCTTATATCATTTATATCCTTGAGAATGCGCATGGCCTGGAGCAGGCCGGATTTCTTTGGTTTTTCTATGTCAATCTGGGTATCGTCGCCGGAAATGACTATTTTCGAATTGCCGCCGAGCCTGGTCAGGAACATCTTCATCTGCGCCACTGTGGTGTTCTGCGCCTCATCAAGGATGATGAAGGCGTTGTTCAGGGTCCGGCCCCTCATGTAGGCCAGAGGCGCCACCTCGATGATATTCTTCTCCATCATCTTAGATATCTTTTCGAAAGGCTGGAGGTCAAAAAGGGCGTCATAGAGGGGCCGCAGGTAGGGATTAATCTTCTGGATCAGATCGCCGGGAAGGTATCCCAGGTTCTCGCCCGCCTCCACGGCAGGCCTGGTAAGAATGATACGGTCTACCTTTCCAGTGAGAAGGAATTTCAGGGCCATCACCACCGCCAGGTAGGTCTTGCCGGTGCCGGCCGGCCCGGTGGCGATGGTGATCGGGAAAGTGTGCATGGCGGTTATGTAATGGGCCTGGTTCAGCGTTTTGGGCATTACCGCCTTGCCCGTGTCCGGGAAGGTTATCTTCAGCCGGTTTATATCGTCGGCCCTGAAATTCTTGCCCGATATGACCGTGTTGATGACATACCGAAGGTCAAAGTCATCGAACTCGTATTCCTTGCCGTTGGCATAGATGAAATCGCTCATGACATGGAGCAGTTTCATCACCAGGTCGTTCTTTTCCTTGACGGCCTTGACAATGAGGGTATTACCCCGCGGTATGATGTTGACGCCGGTTATCTCCTCGATTTTTTTGATATTTGAGTCCTGGTACCCGCAGATTCTCTTGAATATCGATATGTCATCGATTTCAAACCGGTTCTCGACCATGTTATTTGCCGACCACCTTCAGATTGAGCTCCTGGAGCTGCTCCGGCGATACCGGCGACGGCGCGTTGCTCATCAGGCACTGTCCTCTCGTCGTCTTCGGGAAGGCTATGACGTCCCTGATAGATTTTTTTCCCAGGAGCAGCATCATGACGCGGTCAAGGCCCAGGGCGATGCCGCCATGGGGCGGCGCGCCGTACTTGAGGGCGTCAACCAGGAACGAAAATTTCTCGTCTGCTTCCTCTTTCGATATGCCCAGGAGCGAGAAAATCTTGCTCTGGACCTCCGGGTTGTTGATCCGTATCGATCCCCCGCCTATCTCGACTCCGTTGAGCACCACGTCATAAGCGTTTGCCAGGACCTTGTCCGCCTGCTCGGGCTTCAGGGTGTCCAGGATCGGGATGAACTCCGCCTTGGGCGAAGTGAAGGGATGGTGCTTTGAGTAAAAGCGCTTGTCCTGCTCGCTGTATTCAAAGAGCGGGAAATCGGTGACCCAGAGAAAATTGAGCTTCTTCTCGTCAATGAGGCCCAGGTCGCGGGCAATTTTCACGCGCAC encodes the following:
- a CDS encoding PhoH family protein, translated to MVENRFEIDDISIFKRICGYQDSNIKKIEEITGVNIIPRGNTLIVKAVKEKNDLVMKLLHVMSDFIYANGKEYEFDDFDLRYVINTVISGKNFRADDINRLKITFPDTGKAVMPKTLNQAHYITAMHTFPITIATGPAGTGKTYLAVVMALKFLLTGKVDRIILTRPAVEAGENLGYLPGDLIQKINPYLRPLYDALFDLQPFEKISKMMEKNIIEVAPLAYMRGRTLNNAFIILDEAQNTTVAQMKMFLTRLGGNSKIVISGDDTQIDIEKPKKSGLLQAMRILKDINDISFIRFTRDDISRHPIVEKIVAAYEKSGYSD